In the genome of Raphanus sativus cultivar WK10039 chromosome 9, ASM80110v3, whole genome shotgun sequence, the window tatgattccACTTGTCAATCACCTTCTCCAACTAACAACAACTATCTCCTCCTTCAAACATTCTACTAAACTCACAAAAACACTTTTTCTTAATTACAAATCCGATCTCAGAACAATGGAAGCTACATTCATCTCTTCGTCGGCTTCAGTTTCTCCACTCCGGTTCCATCCACTGGTGTTTTCCCCTAAGAAAAcgacgatgatgaagaagaagatgatgagcgTTTCTGCAGCTGCTTCTTCAGGAAAAGACCATTACTACGGAGGAGGGAGACTGGTGGACGAGAACATGATCGTTCTGAGGAAACGCATCCACGAGATGAAGATGGCTGAGAGAAACTACGAACCTCCTTCTCACTGGATGGATTGGGAGAAGCGTTTCTACAGCAGCTACGACTCTGTCATCTGCGATTCCGTTGGTCTTCTCCAGAGTTTCCTTATGAACTCTCGCCCCACCGTTGCATTCGCAACGATTCTTCTCCTCGTCGTTAGTGTTCCGGTTTCCTCCTCTGTTTTAGCCTTTCGCCTTCTTGACCTCCTCCAATGGGTTCTCGCCGCCGCAACATCCGGTCACGTGGGCTGACCTGCTCGGCCATTTCATTATTTCCTTATATTTGCCCACGACTTTTTCTATATATTGGCTATGTATACTGTATATACAcacattctcttttttttttttttatatacacaCATTCTTTTGATTATTTATCTGATATTTTACTTTAGCTTTAAGATATATGTTCACAATCGCGTTATTAATTCATTCTTTTGTGTAAGTTTctttatctttatatttaaaagtagCAAAAAGGATAATATGTTATGATTACACAAACATTTACTACGTTTTTTTTACTAAGAAACATTTACTACGTTAATGGagtttaacttttgtttttgtttgtccATGTTACAATCATTTTGTTGATCTGATTTGTTTCCCCTTTTAGAAGTGGACAGTGAATAGAGCGGCGTCTTTGGTTTGGCTCATCCCAACACTTTTTTacgtttattttattaatttacataaattatcttttgttaaattcgtatattttaaaatatttattatatacaacAATTGATTTCacagtatatatatttattaagttttgtaaaatacaaattttatgtcattattatttaattatataacgtATATAATATGTGTCACAAACTCATTTTAGATGTAATATGATTAAATCTTTAAAAGATTTTGAAGTgtaaaaaagttaaatatagaTTCATTATAAAAAGGCAAACaatacaataacaaaaataatataatataatattttatttatatttatatgaattatatatatcttgattattaatttatgtttataatatgattatacatttaacaaatttttattaaaaaatattatcttatcaTTTTATTGAATTGAGTTATGTTGTTATTATTCCAATTCataactaataaatttattaatttatcatatttattaatatatcgactataaatttatattccatctatttcatatatattaaaattatttaaaactttttatccTTTATTCATATACAAAATGGAGGAGGTTAGTGTTACGGACAATGGGAGTTACATAATGGATATGTGTTTGGAGAAAGATTGGGAGATTTGAGAGTGGTGAATGGAGCGATTCTGAGGTTACCTGGAGTCGTGGAGCATGGTATGTTTCTTATGGCTTCTGCTGTTATCATTGCAAGCGAGCTTGGTGTTAAGATCAAGAACAAACACACTTGTTGTAGATGTTTTGGGTTTTAGGAAAGGAGAAAGATAGGATTATGTTTTGTAATGGAAAAAGAGGAAACTGATCTAGATAATAGATAGTTTTGGAATGATTGTCATATGAAGTCACCCTCTGCGGAGATTTGACTCTTCTTTTGCAGAGTTTTGGATGCTTGATCATCATCTTAGTTCTTAATATGTAAATTTCATTCTTGCTTCATTGCTTTTCTTTCTAGGTAATGGGCCTCTACATATGTTATGTCTAGATCTTTGCTTCATTCTTGAATGAATTTGAAACCTCTGACTCTGAAGATTCAGCTGACGAAGAAACTGATTTATGGTGGTTGCCTCAAACATCAATGTCATTGtacttatatatgtaaaatgttggaaggggaaaaaaaaaatgttggaaGGGAAcagattgaaaaaaataataaatcagcgtCATTCATCTTGAACTCTTCCACAACAACTCTAGAGGTATACTATTTGTGAATGTTGGGatcttttaatagagaaaaaTATGTACGCTCTTTCAAAATCAGAGACAAAAAGTTACAAGAAAAGGACCTGACGCAAGCAGGTAGTCAGGTACCATCAACTCCTTACAAGAACCTTTGTGTTTGTTGTCTGTGA includes:
- the LOC108825633 gene encoding uncharacterized protein LOC108825633, coding for MIPLVNHLLQLTTTISSFKHSTKLTKTLFLNYKSDLRTMEATFISSSASVSPLRFHPLVFSPKKTTMMKKKMMSVSAAASSGKDHYYGGGRLVDENMIVLRKRIHEMKMAERNYEPPSHWMDWEKRFYSSYDSVICDSVGLLQSFLMNSRPTVAFATILLLVVSVPVSSSVLAFRLLDLLQWVLAAATSGHVG